The Balearica regulorum gibbericeps isolate bBalReg1 chromosome 22, bBalReg1.pri, whole genome shotgun sequence genome includes a region encoding these proteins:
- the MAP3K6 gene encoding mitogen-activated protein kinase kinase kinase 6 isoform X1: protein MEVPGTPPVAGSCWQDPLAVAGTTGRPVCRTRGRASGRRALSVVCVLGREPAACPALRSLRDACRDLRARLHTLPFGTLALGDTATLDRFYNADVAVVELSDSVCQPSLFYHLGVRESFNMSHNVLLCCQADLPPLQALQEDICQKNSGLCSSYTFIPYAVTPQNKVVCCSTGAMKCLTELFQPSFETDTFFTPLAARLVQLLEGIPTDSCGYFQETIRRDIRRARETYRGEQLSRELTRIQQRLDRVELLSLDIVVNLLLSYRDVQDYDAIVSLVETLQALPTCAVAEQHNVRFHYAFALSRRNRAGDREKALSVLLPVVERGERAAPDLLCLCGRIYKDMFIGSGLTDTQTRDQAFYWYSKAFEMEPSLHAGINAAVLLVAAGHQFETSVQLQQIGVKLSCLQGRKGSPGELRYYWDVGFCLGAGILANDLSKVIQASEKLYKLNAPGWYLVSVMETFLLYKHFQRSPQVPSAQQELADFWLGFLLKACQPFIAASRCPVLVLELNKVLQPAWLALPGGTEEHALSLALVCPTEEKAALSWTFAAAAIRGVSICKCDERGCFLYVMHAEEDFQLYFPSQQHCRWFCDQIQSLMAEQVASGEEVPSPTQPILEYSYEYSETGERVVLGRGTYGVVYAGRCLSNQVRIAIKEIPERDSRYSQPLHEEIALHKRLRHRNIVQYLGSISQGGFIKIFMEEVPGGSLSSLLRSKWGPLKDNEPTIIFYTRQILNGLSYLHDNHIVHRDIKGDNVLINTYSGVLKISDFGTSKRLAGISPSAETFTGTLQYMAPEIIDQGPWGYGKPADIWSLGCTIIEMATGKPPFYELGNPQAAMFKVGMFKMHPEVPESMSDKAKTFILRCFQADPATRATAAALLRDPFLAGTGRARSQPLPSVGGEPPRFGQQDEDVEGSDGSRGCSSARQNAPVRGTEGSPPVLCPPSEAASSHGRLGAAQDSAGSDRSLCSSSLEDSGDRFLLRKDSKRRATLHRVLTAEAPAIIAALEESQSTAGVRLGSEHLAQLLSCLRSYIQCPNQHRLRQDLLALQTQLRAEGLSLPHLQAPLFGFQAAVRRVLRRHHIKPHWMFALDDAVSQAVQAAFTLLVRDLAPKAGCLGGDSTKDTSDEDTPTPPRPSIPRSRPQRDSTNSGLGTSSGLGTSTQADPLSFLQAPSALVAQLCHLRTETSRLLQELAQKEQEWQQLMQWVLRSGDDDTVVPSRPQRSREHGEVPPGCFAPAQDHSPLSPQPPQGQADPLLLEWLQQHGTDPATTATLLSHDFTLRDLLGCATHDDLFYVGISRRGPAYRLWAAILEHRRTLTQGEGE from the exons ATGGAGGTGCCGGGGACGCCGCCGGTTGccgggagctgctggcaggacccGCTGGCAGTGGCGGGCACGACGGGCCGGCCGGTGTGCAGGACGCGGGGACGGGCGAGCGGGCGACGGGCGCTGAGCGTCGTCTGTGTGCTGGGCCGGGAGCCGGCCGCCTGCCCCGCGTTGCGCAGCCTGCGCGATGCGTGCCGTGACCTGCGGGCACGCCTGCACACCCTGCCCTTTGGCACCCTGGCGCTGGGCGACACCGCCACGCTGGACCGCTTCTACAACGCAG ACGTGGCCGTGGTGGAGCTGAGCGATTCCGTCTGCCAGCCCTCCCTCTTCTACCACCTGGGCGTCCGCGAGAGCTTCAACATGTCCCACAAtgtcctgctgtgctgccaggcCGACCTGCCCCCCCTCCAGGCCCTGCAG gAGGACATCTGCCAGAAGAACTCG gGCCTCTGCAGCAGCTACACCTTCATCCCCTATGCGGTGACCCCCCAGAACAAGGTCGTCTGCTGCAGCACCGGGGCCATGAAGTGCCTGACGGAGCTTTTCCAGCCCAGCTTTGAGACGGACACCTTCTTCACCCCGCTGGCAGCCCGGCTCGTCCAACTGCTGGAGGGGATCCCCACTGACTCCTG tggGTATTTCCAGGAGACGATCCGGCGGGATATCCGGAGGGCACGGGAAACGTACCGAGGGGAGCAGCTGAGCCGGGAGCTGACCCGCATCCAGCAGCGCCTGGACAGAGTggagctgctcagcctggaCATCGTGGTGAACCTCCTCCTCTCCTACCGCGACGTGCAG GATTACGATGCCATCGTGTCACTGGTGGAGACCCTCCAGGCACTGCCGACCTGCGCCGTGGCCGAGCAGCACAACGTCCGCTTCCACTACGCCTTCGCCCTCAGCCG GCGTAACCGTGCCGGGGACCGGGAGAAGGCCCTGTCGGTGCTGCTGCCCGTGGTGGAGCGCGGGGAGAGGGCTGCGCCCGACCTCCTCTGCTTGTGCGGCCGCATCTACAAGGACATGTTCATCGGCTCTGGCCTCACCGACACCCAGACGAGGGACCAGGCTTTCTACTG GTACAGCAAAGCCTTCGAGATGGAGCCGAGCCTCCATGCGGGCATCAACGCTGCCGTGCTCCTCGTGGCCGCCGGGCACCAGTTCGAAACCTCCGTGCAGCTGCAGCAAATCG GGGTGaagctgagctgcctgcagggtcGCAAGGGCAGCCCGGGGGAGCTGCGCTACTACTGGGACGTGGGCTTTTGCCTCGGAGCCGGCATCTTGGCCAACGACCTCAGCAAAGTCATCCAAGCCTCTGAGAAGCTCTACAAGCTCAACGCGCCGGGCTG GTACCTGGTCTCGGTCATGGAGACCTTCCTGCTCTACAAACACTTCCAGAGGAGCCCACAggtcccctctgctcagcaagaGCTGGCTGATTTTTGGCTGGGCTTCCTCCTCAAGGCGTGCCAGCCCTTCATCGCCGCGTCGCGCTGCCCG GTCCTGGTCCTGGAGCTCAACAAGGTCCTGCAGCCAGCTTGGTTGGCACTGCCCGGTGGCACGGAGGAGCACGCCCTGAGTCTCGCCCTCGTCTGCCCCACGGAGGAG AAAGCGGCATTGAGCTGGACCTTCGCAGCCGCGGCCATCCGGGGCGTCAG CATCTGCAAGTGCGACGAACGGGGCTGCTTCCTCTACGTGATGCACGCGGAGGAGGATTTCCAGCTCTActtcccctcccagcagcactgccGCTG GTTCTGCGACCAGATCCAGTCCCTCATGGCCGAGCAGGTGGCGAGCGGCGAGGAGGTgcccagccccacgcagcccaTCCTGGAG TACAGCTACGAGTACTCGGAGACGGGTGAGCGGGTGGTCCTGGGTAGGGGGACGTACGGGGTCGTCTACGCCGGGCGCTGCCTCAGCAACCAAGTGCGCATCGCTATCAAGGAGATCCCGGAGCGAGACAGCCG GTACTCGCAGCCCTTGCACGAGGAGATCGCCTTGCACAAGCGCCTGCGGCACAGGAACATCGTGCAGTACCTGGGCTCCATCAGCCAGGGCGGCTTCATCAAGATCTTCATGGAGGAGGTGCCGGGAG GGAGCCTCTCGTCCCTGCTGCGCTCCAAGTGGGGACCCCTCAAGGACAACGAACCCACCATCATCTTCTACACCCGCCAGATCCTCAACGGGCTCAGCTACCTCCACGACAACCACATCGTGCACCGCGACATCAAG GGAGACAACGTCCTCATCAACACATACAGCGGGGTGCTGAAGATCTCCGACTTCGGTACCTCCAAGCGGCTGGCGGGCATCAGCCCCAGCGCTGAGACCTTCACGG GCACCCTGCAGTACATGGCCCCAGAAATCATTGACCAGGGGCCGTGGGGCTATGGGAAGCCAGCGGATATCTGGTCCTTGGGCTGCACCATCATCGAGATGGCCACGGGCAAGCCCCCCTTCTACGAGCTGGGCAACCCCCAGGCTGCGATGTTCAAG GTGGGCATGTTCAAGATGCACCCGGAGGTGCCCGAGTCCATGTCGGACAAGGCCAAGACGTTCATCCTGCGCTGCTTCCAGGCCGACCCGGCCACACGGGCGACGGCCGCCGCGCTGCTGCGGGACCCCTTCCTTGCCGGCACCGGGAGGGCCCggagccagcccctgccctcgGTGGGGG GCGAGCCCCCCCGCTTTGGGCAGCAGGATGAGGATGTGGAGGGCAGCGATGGGAGCAGGGGATGTTCCTCAGCCAGGCAGAACGCCCCGGTGAGGGGCACAGAGGGCAGCCCCCCGGTCCTGTGCCCCCCCAGCGAGGCAGCCTCCAGCCACGGCCGCTTGGG CGCTGCCCAGGACTCGGCCGGCTCCGACCGCAGCCTGTGCTCGTCCTCCCTGGAGGACAGCGGGGACAGGTTCCTCCTGCGGAAGGACAGCAAGCGCCGGGCCACGCTGCACCGCGTCCTCACCGCCGAGGCACCCGCCATCATCGCTGCCTTGGAGGAgagccag AGCACGGCAGGCGTGAGGTTGGGCTCGGAGCATCTCgctcagctgctgagctgcctgcgGAGCTACATCCAGTGCCCCAACCAGCACCGGCTGCGCCAGGACCTCCTGGCACTGCAGACCCAGCTGCGGGCGGAGGGGCTGAGCCTCCCCCACCTCCAGGCTCCTCTCTTCGGCTTCCAGGCAGCG GTGAGAAGGGTGCTGCGCCGGCATCACATCAAACCCCACTGGATGTTTGCGCTGGATGACGCTGTGAGCCAGGCGGTGCAGGCGGCTTTCACCTTACTGGTGAGAG acCTGGCACCGAAGGCCGGCTGCCTGGGGGGCGACAGCACCAAGGACACAAGTGACGAGGACACCCCTACGCCGCCGAGGCCGTCCATCCCCAGGAGCCGACCCCAGCGGGACAGCACCAATTCGGGACTCGGCACCAGTTCGGGGCTCGGCACCAGCACCCAGGCGGACCCTCTGTCCTTCCTGCAGGCACCCTCGGCGCTGGTGGCACAGCTCTGCCACCTCCGCACAGAGACGAGCAG GCTGCTCCAGGAGCTGGCCCAGAAGGAGCAGGAGTGGCAGCAGCTGATGCAGTGGGTGCTTCGCTCCGGGGATGATGACACCGTGGTCCCCAGCCGGCCCCAGCGCAGCAGGGAGCACGGGGAGGTCCCCCCGGGGTGCTTCGCCCCAGCGCAGGATCACTCGCCgctgagcccccagcccccccagggaCAGGCTGACCCCCTCCTCCTCgagtggctgcagcagcacggCACGGACCCAGCCACCACGGCCACG CTCCTCTCCCACGATTTCACGCTGCGGGACCTGCTGGGCTGTGCCACCCATGATGACCTCTTCTACGTGGGCATCAG CAGGCGCGGGCCGGCGTACCGTCTCTGGGCAGCCATCCTGGAGCATCGCCGGACCCTCACccagggggagggggagtga
- the MAP3K6 gene encoding mitogen-activated protein kinase kinase kinase 6 isoform X2: MEVPGTPPVAGSCWQDPLAVAGTTGRPVCRTRGRASGRRALSVVCVLGREPAACPALRSLRDACRDLRARLHTLPFGTLALGDTATLDRFYNADVAVVELSDSVCQPSLFYHLGVRESFNMSHNVLLCCQADLPPLQALQEDICQKNSGLCSSYTFIPYAVTPQNKVVCCSTGAMKCLTELFQPSFETDTFFTPLAARLVQLLEGIPTDSCGYFQETIRRDIRRARETYRGEQLSRELTRIQQRLDRVELLSLDIVVNLLLSYRDVQDYDAIVSLVETLQALPTCAVAEQHNVRFHYAFALSRRNRAGDREKALSVLLPVVERGERAAPDLLCLCGRIYKDMFIGSGLTDTQTRDQAFYWYSKAFEMEPSLHAGINAAVLLVAAGHQFETSVQLQQIGVKLSCLQGRKGSPGELRYYWDVGFCLGAGILANDLSKVIQASEKLYKLNAPGWYLVSVMETFLLYKHFQRSPQVPSAQQELADFWLGFLLKACQPFIAASRCPVLVLELNKVLQPAWLALPGGTEEHALSLALVCPTEEKAALSWTFAAAAIRGVSICKCDERGCFLYVMHAEEDFQLYFPSQQHCRWFCDQIQSLMAEQVASGEEVPSPTQPILEYSYEYSETGERVVLGRGTYGVVYAGRCLSNQVRIAIKEIPERDSRYSQPLHEEIALHKRLRHRNIVQYLGSISQGGFIKIFMEEVPGGSLSSLLRSKWGPLKDNEPTIIFYTRQILNGLSYLHDNHIVHRDIKGDNVLINTYSGVLKISDFGTSKRLAGISPSAETFTGTLQYMAPEIIDQGPWGYGKPADIWSLGCTIIEMATGKPPFYELGNPQAAMFKVGMFKMHPEVPESMSDKAKTFILRCFQADPATRATAAALLRDPFLAGTGRARSQPLPSVGGEPPRFGQQDEDVEGSDGSRGCSSARQNAPVRGTEGSPPVLCPPSEAASSHGRLGAAQDSAGSDRSLCSSSLEDSGDRFLLRKDSKRRATLHRVLTAEAPAIIAALEESQSTAGVRLGSEHLAQLLSCLRSYIQCPNQHRLRQDLLALQTQLRAEGLSLPHLQAPLFGFQAAVRRVLRRHHIKPHWMFALDDAVSQAVQAAFTLLVRDLAPKAGCLGGDSTKDTSDEDTPTPPRPSIPRSRPQRDSTNSGLGTSSGLGTSTQADPLSFLQAPSALVAQLCHLRTETSRLLQELAQKEQEWQQLMQWVLRSGDDDTVVPSRPQRSREHGEVPPGCFAPAQDHSPLSPQPPQGQADPLLLEWLQQHGTDPATTATLLSHDFTLRDLLGCATHDDLFYVGIRRGPAYRLWAAILEHRRTLTQGEGE, from the exons ATGGAGGTGCCGGGGACGCCGCCGGTTGccgggagctgctggcaggacccGCTGGCAGTGGCGGGCACGACGGGCCGGCCGGTGTGCAGGACGCGGGGACGGGCGAGCGGGCGACGGGCGCTGAGCGTCGTCTGTGTGCTGGGCCGGGAGCCGGCCGCCTGCCCCGCGTTGCGCAGCCTGCGCGATGCGTGCCGTGACCTGCGGGCACGCCTGCACACCCTGCCCTTTGGCACCCTGGCGCTGGGCGACACCGCCACGCTGGACCGCTTCTACAACGCAG ACGTGGCCGTGGTGGAGCTGAGCGATTCCGTCTGCCAGCCCTCCCTCTTCTACCACCTGGGCGTCCGCGAGAGCTTCAACATGTCCCACAAtgtcctgctgtgctgccaggcCGACCTGCCCCCCCTCCAGGCCCTGCAG gAGGACATCTGCCAGAAGAACTCG gGCCTCTGCAGCAGCTACACCTTCATCCCCTATGCGGTGACCCCCCAGAACAAGGTCGTCTGCTGCAGCACCGGGGCCATGAAGTGCCTGACGGAGCTTTTCCAGCCCAGCTTTGAGACGGACACCTTCTTCACCCCGCTGGCAGCCCGGCTCGTCCAACTGCTGGAGGGGATCCCCACTGACTCCTG tggGTATTTCCAGGAGACGATCCGGCGGGATATCCGGAGGGCACGGGAAACGTACCGAGGGGAGCAGCTGAGCCGGGAGCTGACCCGCATCCAGCAGCGCCTGGACAGAGTggagctgctcagcctggaCATCGTGGTGAACCTCCTCCTCTCCTACCGCGACGTGCAG GATTACGATGCCATCGTGTCACTGGTGGAGACCCTCCAGGCACTGCCGACCTGCGCCGTGGCCGAGCAGCACAACGTCCGCTTCCACTACGCCTTCGCCCTCAGCCG GCGTAACCGTGCCGGGGACCGGGAGAAGGCCCTGTCGGTGCTGCTGCCCGTGGTGGAGCGCGGGGAGAGGGCTGCGCCCGACCTCCTCTGCTTGTGCGGCCGCATCTACAAGGACATGTTCATCGGCTCTGGCCTCACCGACACCCAGACGAGGGACCAGGCTTTCTACTG GTACAGCAAAGCCTTCGAGATGGAGCCGAGCCTCCATGCGGGCATCAACGCTGCCGTGCTCCTCGTGGCCGCCGGGCACCAGTTCGAAACCTCCGTGCAGCTGCAGCAAATCG GGGTGaagctgagctgcctgcagggtcGCAAGGGCAGCCCGGGGGAGCTGCGCTACTACTGGGACGTGGGCTTTTGCCTCGGAGCCGGCATCTTGGCCAACGACCTCAGCAAAGTCATCCAAGCCTCTGAGAAGCTCTACAAGCTCAACGCGCCGGGCTG GTACCTGGTCTCGGTCATGGAGACCTTCCTGCTCTACAAACACTTCCAGAGGAGCCCACAggtcccctctgctcagcaagaGCTGGCTGATTTTTGGCTGGGCTTCCTCCTCAAGGCGTGCCAGCCCTTCATCGCCGCGTCGCGCTGCCCG GTCCTGGTCCTGGAGCTCAACAAGGTCCTGCAGCCAGCTTGGTTGGCACTGCCCGGTGGCACGGAGGAGCACGCCCTGAGTCTCGCCCTCGTCTGCCCCACGGAGGAG AAAGCGGCATTGAGCTGGACCTTCGCAGCCGCGGCCATCCGGGGCGTCAG CATCTGCAAGTGCGACGAACGGGGCTGCTTCCTCTACGTGATGCACGCGGAGGAGGATTTCCAGCTCTActtcccctcccagcagcactgccGCTG GTTCTGCGACCAGATCCAGTCCCTCATGGCCGAGCAGGTGGCGAGCGGCGAGGAGGTgcccagccccacgcagcccaTCCTGGAG TACAGCTACGAGTACTCGGAGACGGGTGAGCGGGTGGTCCTGGGTAGGGGGACGTACGGGGTCGTCTACGCCGGGCGCTGCCTCAGCAACCAAGTGCGCATCGCTATCAAGGAGATCCCGGAGCGAGACAGCCG GTACTCGCAGCCCTTGCACGAGGAGATCGCCTTGCACAAGCGCCTGCGGCACAGGAACATCGTGCAGTACCTGGGCTCCATCAGCCAGGGCGGCTTCATCAAGATCTTCATGGAGGAGGTGCCGGGAG GGAGCCTCTCGTCCCTGCTGCGCTCCAAGTGGGGACCCCTCAAGGACAACGAACCCACCATCATCTTCTACACCCGCCAGATCCTCAACGGGCTCAGCTACCTCCACGACAACCACATCGTGCACCGCGACATCAAG GGAGACAACGTCCTCATCAACACATACAGCGGGGTGCTGAAGATCTCCGACTTCGGTACCTCCAAGCGGCTGGCGGGCATCAGCCCCAGCGCTGAGACCTTCACGG GCACCCTGCAGTACATGGCCCCAGAAATCATTGACCAGGGGCCGTGGGGCTATGGGAAGCCAGCGGATATCTGGTCCTTGGGCTGCACCATCATCGAGATGGCCACGGGCAAGCCCCCCTTCTACGAGCTGGGCAACCCCCAGGCTGCGATGTTCAAG GTGGGCATGTTCAAGATGCACCCGGAGGTGCCCGAGTCCATGTCGGACAAGGCCAAGACGTTCATCCTGCGCTGCTTCCAGGCCGACCCGGCCACACGGGCGACGGCCGCCGCGCTGCTGCGGGACCCCTTCCTTGCCGGCACCGGGAGGGCCCggagccagcccctgccctcgGTGGGGG GCGAGCCCCCCCGCTTTGGGCAGCAGGATGAGGATGTGGAGGGCAGCGATGGGAGCAGGGGATGTTCCTCAGCCAGGCAGAACGCCCCGGTGAGGGGCACAGAGGGCAGCCCCCCGGTCCTGTGCCCCCCCAGCGAGGCAGCCTCCAGCCACGGCCGCTTGGG CGCTGCCCAGGACTCGGCCGGCTCCGACCGCAGCCTGTGCTCGTCCTCCCTGGAGGACAGCGGGGACAGGTTCCTCCTGCGGAAGGACAGCAAGCGCCGGGCCACGCTGCACCGCGTCCTCACCGCCGAGGCACCCGCCATCATCGCTGCCTTGGAGGAgagccag AGCACGGCAGGCGTGAGGTTGGGCTCGGAGCATCTCgctcagctgctgagctgcctgcgGAGCTACATCCAGTGCCCCAACCAGCACCGGCTGCGCCAGGACCTCCTGGCACTGCAGACCCAGCTGCGGGCGGAGGGGCTGAGCCTCCCCCACCTCCAGGCTCCTCTCTTCGGCTTCCAGGCAGCG GTGAGAAGGGTGCTGCGCCGGCATCACATCAAACCCCACTGGATGTTTGCGCTGGATGACGCTGTGAGCCAGGCGGTGCAGGCGGCTTTCACCTTACTGGTGAGAG acCTGGCACCGAAGGCCGGCTGCCTGGGGGGCGACAGCACCAAGGACACAAGTGACGAGGACACCCCTACGCCGCCGAGGCCGTCCATCCCCAGGAGCCGACCCCAGCGGGACAGCACCAATTCGGGACTCGGCACCAGTTCGGGGCTCGGCACCAGCACCCAGGCGGACCCTCTGTCCTTCCTGCAGGCACCCTCGGCGCTGGTGGCACAGCTCTGCCACCTCCGCACAGAGACGAGCAG GCTGCTCCAGGAGCTGGCCCAGAAGGAGCAGGAGTGGCAGCAGCTGATGCAGTGGGTGCTTCGCTCCGGGGATGATGACACCGTGGTCCCCAGCCGGCCCCAGCGCAGCAGGGAGCACGGGGAGGTCCCCCCGGGGTGCTTCGCCCCAGCGCAGGATCACTCGCCgctgagcccccagcccccccagggaCAGGCTGACCCCCTCCTCCTCgagtggctgcagcagcacggCACGGACCCAGCCACCACGGCCACG CTCCTCTCCCACGATTTCACGCTGCGGGACCTGCTGGGCTGTGCCACCCATGATGACCTCTTCTACGTGGGCATCAG GCGCGGGCCGGCGTACCGTCTCTGGGCAGCCATCCTGGAGCATCGCCGGACCCTCACccagggggagggggagtga